A window of the Candidatus Omnitrophota bacterium genome harbors these coding sequences:
- a CDS encoding SDR family NAD(P)-dependent oxidoreductase produces MDPFRVDGEIALITGGGTGLGLAMAKCLAQAGAQVILAGRRESVLREAAREIGEKAYSATFDVAAGDAHALIADLSARIGAPTILINNAGNHFKKPALEISPAEFASVTDTHVKGAFALTQAAAVGMLERGKGSILFIASMASLFGIPQVAAYSAAKSAIMGLVRSLAVEFSPRGVRVNAIAPGFIETEISRRAFDDDPQRLRKAMDRTPMGRRGLPEDIGFAALYLCSPAAKYVTGIVLPVDGGTSIGF; encoded by the coding sequence ATGGATCCGTTTCGAGTCGACGGCGAAATCGCCTTGATCACTGGCGGAGGAACCGGCCTCGGCCTGGCGATGGCCAAATGCTTGGCGCAAGCGGGGGCGCAAGTGATTCTTGCGGGACGCCGCGAATCCGTCTTGCGCGAGGCGGCGCGCGAGATAGGAGAAAAAGCCTATAGCGCAACATTCGACGTGGCCGCTGGCGACGCCCACGCGCTCATCGCCGATCTCTCCGCGCGAATCGGAGCGCCGACCATCCTCATCAACAACGCGGGCAATCACTTCAAGAAACCCGCGTTAGAAATTTCCCCGGCGGAATTCGCCAGCGTCACCGATACGCACGTCAAAGGCGCCTTCGCCCTGACGCAAGCCGCCGCCGTCGGAATGCTGGAACGCGGCAAAGGTTCGATCCTCTTCATCGCTTCGATGGCGTCGTTGTTCGGAATTCCTCAAGTCGCCGCTTATTCCGCGGCCAAATCGGCGATCATGGGACTTGTGCGCTCGCTGGCGGTGGAATTCTCTCCCCGCGGCGTGCGCGTCAACGCCATCGCCCCCGGCTTCATCGAAACCGAAATCTCCCGCCGCGCCTTCGACGACGATCCCCAACGCCTTCGCAAAGCGATGGATCGCACCCCGATGGGACGCCGGGGATTGCCGGAGGATATTGGCTTCGCCGCGCTTTATCTATGCTCTCCCGCCGCTAAGTACGTTACGGGAATCGTGCTGCCCGTAGACGGCGGAACTAGCATCGGTTTTTAA
- a CDS encoding mannonate dehydratase: MKIGLGLYRQMLTKDNFHFARQAGCTHIVAHLVDYFHHELLHGTDETRNWGITANQNRLWTEEELQDLKKSINEEGLELEAIENFDPSHWYDVLLDGPRKQEQMENLKTLIRRIGKVGIPIMGYNFSIAGVWGHVTGPFARGGAESVAFLGPDGPPETPIPKGHVWNMVYDPQAEPGTIGTVSAEQLWQRLEAFLKEITPVAEAAGVMLAAHPDDPPVSSLRGTARLVNQPHLYQKLLDIVPSPSNALEFCLGSLQEMTEGDIYEAIDRYSRQNAIAYVHFRNVKGKAPRYHEVFIDEGDLDMIEALRILRRNGYNGVLIPDHTPQMTCNAPWHAGMAYAIGYMRAALTLIEKEFA, translated from the coding sequence ATGAAAATCGGTTTGGGTTTGTACCGCCAAATGTTGACGAAGGACAATTTCCACTTCGCCCGGCAAGCGGGATGCACGCATATCGTCGCTCATTTAGTAGATTATTTTCATCATGAATTGCTGCATGGAACCGACGAAACCCGCAACTGGGGAATCACGGCGAATCAAAATAGATTATGGACGGAAGAAGAACTTCAGGATTTAAAAAAGTCCATCAACGAAGAAGGATTGGAACTGGAAGCGATCGAGAACTTCGATCCCTCCCACTGGTATGATGTCTTGCTGGACGGTCCCCGCAAGCAGGAGCAAATGGAAAACTTGAAGACCCTGATTCGACGAATCGGAAAAGTGGGAATCCCGATTATGGGCTACAACTTCAGCATCGCCGGGGTCTGGGGGCACGTAACCGGCCCCTTCGCCCGCGGCGGCGCCGAATCCGTGGCTTTTCTGGGACCGGACGGTCCGCCGGAAACGCCCATTCCCAAAGGCCATGTGTGGAACATGGTTTATGATCCCCAAGCAGAACCGGGGACGATTGGAACCGTATCCGCCGAACAGTTATGGCAAAGGCTGGAAGCTTTCCTGAAAGAGATAACGCCCGTAGCGGAAGCAGCGGGCGTAATGCTGGCGGCGCATCCCGACGATCCGCCCGTTTCTTCCCTGCGGGGAACGGCTCGGTTGGTCAATCAACCTCATCTTTATCAAAAATTGTTGGATATAGTTCCCAGCCCGAGCAACGCCTTGGAATTCTGCTTAGGCTCGCTGCAGGAAATGACCGAGGGCGATATCTACGAAGCGATCGATCGCTACAGTCGGCAAAACGCCATCGCCTACGTTCATTTCCGCAACGTCAAAGGCAAAGCGCCGCGCTACCATGAAGTGTTTATCGACGAAGGCGACCTCGACATGATCGAGGCCTTGCGCATCCTGCGCCGAAACGGCTACAACGGCGTTTTGATCCCCGATCATACGCCGCAAATGACCTGCAATGCGCCCTGGCACGCCGGAATGGCCTACGCCATCGGCTATATGCGCGCCGCCCTGACGCTCATCGAAAAAGAATTCGCTTAA
- a CDS encoding GntR family transcriptional regulator, with translation MKDISQFKITIDRGSSIPVYQQLCGQIKDFIRSDFIQIGESLPPENEICDISGLSRMTVRRAMEALSKQGLVVAERGRGTFVVAKEPLSHVQTSIGFALRPHRYIEEDPFYSHILLGVTQEAQKHGLHLAFVKGENLDGADSYSKRYSFLNKLTGLIVAGQMPPAFLDYLRKIRIPCVLLNYCSPDYPYDAVSYDQKEIGKILGRHLVELDHRYCLYLSGEPENVAYEDRLAGFVEIFVDKYGRSVHILKSGKDSQSGRAMIREALDRSLPFSVVAAGNDMIAIGAMNELQDLGFHVPKDVSVCGINNIPGAEHCRPTLTTVHIEKQEMGARAVQLLLQRIQNPKRVQETVWLGVKLMPRQSTAKAPRTLKTTKESERALAIR, from the coding sequence TTGAAGGATATCTCTCAATTCAAAATTACGATCGACCGCGGTTCGTCCATTCCCGTCTACCAACAATTGTGCGGGCAGATTAAGGATTTTATCCGCAGCGACTTTATTCAGATCGGCGAATCCCTCCCGCCGGAAAACGAAATTTGCGATATCTCCGGCCTCAGCCGCATGACGGTGCGCCGGGCGATGGAAGCCTTGAGCAAACAGGGACTCGTCGTCGCCGAACGGGGACGGGGAACATTCGTCGTCGCCAAAGAGCCGTTAAGCCATGTTCAAACCTCCATCGGCTTCGCCCTGCGGCCCCATCGCTACATCGAAGAAGATCCGTTTTACTCTCACATTCTCTTAGGCGTCACGCAGGAAGCCCAAAAACACGGCCTTCATCTAGCTTTCGTCAAAGGGGAAAACCTCGACGGCGCCGACAGCTATTCCAAGCGTTATTCCTTCTTGAATAAACTGACGGGATTGATCGTCGCGGGACAAATGCCGCCCGCCTTTTTGGATTATCTCCGTAAAATCCGCATTCCCTGCGTTCTTCTTAACTATTGCTCTCCCGACTATCCTTACGACGCCGTCAGCTACGATCAAAAGGAAATCGGCAAAATCTTAGGACGCCATCTCGTCGAACTCGACCATCGCTATTGTCTCTATCTCAGCGGAGAGCCGGAAAACGTCGCTTACGAAGACCGATTGGCGGGCTTCGTAGAGATTTTCGTCGATAAGTACGGACGCAGCGTCCATATCCTCAAAAGCGGCAAAGATTCCCAATCCGGACGCGCCATGATCCGCGAAGCCTTGGATCGCTCGCTTCCCTTCAGCGTCGTCGCGGCGGGAAACGATATGATCGCCATCGGCGCAATGAACGAGTTGCAAGACCTGGGATTCCACGTGCCCAAAGATGTCAGCGTCTGCGGCATCAACAATATCCCCGGCGCCGAACATTGCCGCCCGACCTTGACCACGGTCCATATCGAAAAACAAGAAATGGGCGCGCGCGCCGTGCAGCTGCTGCTTCAACGCATCCAAAATCCCAAGCGCGTACAGGAAACGGTGTGGCTGGGAGTCAAATTGATGCCCCGCCAATCCACTGCCAAGGCGCCCCGAACATTGAAAACAACGAAAGAATCAGAAAGAGCCTTGGCGATTCGGTAA
- a CDS encoding prepilin-type N-terminal cleavage/methylation domain-containing protein has translation MKRKRAFTLIELLIVVAIIGILAAIAVPNFLNAQTRAKIARGMADMKNLGTAIEQFRLDRNMLLVDFWDDDTELGIERMKKFGIEPYNNGPDRTMIQIFAPLTTPISYMAGLPSDPFNEKTSAKDSEQYIKYANSTYIYGDNESAFSFIGENHGLSGLTAAGSRETGQRPLQKDEWALMGIGPDGLWQSTMRGMPYETSNGLNSLGDIVVRQGGGER, from the coding sequence ATGAAAAGGAAACGCGCTTTTACTCTCATCGAATTACTGATCGTCGTCGCCATTATCGGCATTCTTGCGGCCATTGCCGTACCGAATTTTCTCAACGCGCAAACCCGCGCCAAAATCGCCCGGGGCATGGCGGATATGAAAAACCTGGGGACGGCGATCGAACAATTCCGTCTTGATCGCAATATGCTGCTGGTGGATTTTTGGGATGACGACACGGAATTGGGCATCGAAAGAATGAAAAAATTCGGCATTGAACCTTATAACAACGGTCCCGACCGCACCATGATCCAAATCTTTGCGCCGCTCACGACGCCCATATCCTATATGGCGGGACTTCCCAGCGACCCCTTTAACGAAAAGACGTCGGCGAAAGATTCCGAACAGTACATCAAATACGCCAATAGTACTTATATTTACGGCGATAACGAATCCGCTTTCAGTTTCATTGGCGAAAACCATGGACTGAGCGGCTTAACCGCCGCAGGCAGCAGGGAAACAGGCCAGCGTCCGCTGCAAAAAGACGAATGGGCGCTGATGGGCATTGGACCGGACGGATTATGGCAAAGCACGATGCGGGGGATGCCCTATGAAACATCGAATGGATTGAACAGCCTGGGGGATATCGTCGTCCGCCAAGGCGGCGGGGAGCGATAG